The following proteins are co-located in the Marinomonas profundi genome:
- a CDS encoding 2-hydroxyacid dehydrogenase, which produces MKVAVFSCKPYDKRTLASATNDADLSMTYFESRLSMETISLVKGFDAVSCFVNDDVNADVIRLLKQQGVKTIALRCAGFNNVDLEAAKAEGIKVFHVPDYSPTSVAEHAVALIMTLNRKTHRAYHRVKEGNFALEGLMGFNLAGKTVGCIGTGRIGTAFCRIMKGFGCEVLCYDLSPSQELIDQGCQYIPLDELYQQSDIISLHCPLNTSTHHLISKNSLAKMKDGVMIINTSRGALVHAQEAIDALYSGKIGYLGLDVYEQENKIFFEDMSSHIIQDSVFQLMLTFPNVVVTGHQGYFTIEALNHIAQTTVDNLLHHQSDSSGTRQLA; this is translated from the coding sequence ATGAAAGTTGCTGTTTTTTCCTGCAAACCTTACGACAAAAGAACCCTCGCCAGCGCCACAAACGATGCTGACTTGTCCATGACTTACTTTGAAAGTCGCCTAAGCATGGAGACAATCAGCTTAGTAAAAGGTTTTGATGCGGTTTCGTGCTTCGTCAACGACGATGTCAATGCCGACGTCATTCGTCTGTTAAAACAACAAGGCGTCAAAACCATCGCCTTACGTTGCGCAGGCTTTAATAACGTCGACCTAGAAGCCGCAAAAGCCGAAGGCATTAAAGTCTTCCATGTGCCCGATTACAGTCCCACCTCGGTTGCCGAACACGCCGTTGCGCTTATCATGACGCTAAATCGCAAAACACACCGCGCCTATCATAGAGTCAAAGAAGGCAACTTTGCCTTAGAAGGGCTAATGGGATTTAACTTAGCGGGCAAAACCGTTGGCTGCATTGGCACGGGTCGCATTGGCACCGCATTTTGCCGCATCATGAAAGGCTTCGGCTGCGAAGTATTGTGCTATGACTTATCCCCATCACAAGAGCTTATTGACCAAGGCTGCCAATACATCCCTCTTGATGAACTCTACCAACAAAGCGACATCATTAGCCTACATTGCCCATTGAACACATCGACTCATCACCTCATCAGCAAAAACAGCCTAGCAAAAATGAAAGACGGCGTAATGATCATCAACACCAGTCGTGGTGCATTGGTTCATGCACAAGAAGCCATCGACGCGCTGTACAGCGGAAAAATTGGCTATTTAGGCTTAGATGTCTACGAACAAGAAAACAAAATCTTCTTTGAAGACATGTCGTCTCACATCATTCAAGACAGCGTTTTTCAGCTCATGCTCACCTTCCCTAACGTCGTCGTCACCGGTCACCAAGGCTACTTCACCATAGAAGCACTGAACCACATTGCCCAAACCACCGTCGACAACTTACTGCACCACCAAAGTGACAGCAGCGGCACAAGGCAATTGGCGTAG
- a CDS encoding MarR family winged helix-turn-helix transcriptional regulator, which yields MADDTKKTDPSIDFGILNSLVGYRLRRAQMNFFTKFSEVCSDLGISPGLFAIIAIVERNPGLTQTAVAQALGNDRSAMVAAVDKLEKMDILERRPAINDRRSYALFMTKQGKTFFQNLTERVMEHEKVMAARLDSDQELDWLLKTLDTLSQ from the coding sequence ATGGCTGACGATACAAAAAAAACCGACCCATCAATAGACTTTGGCATCTTAAACAGCCTCGTTGGTTATCGCCTGCGTCGTGCTCAAATGAACTTTTTTACTAAGTTTTCTGAAGTCTGTTCCGACTTGGGCATCAGTCCTGGTCTATTCGCTATTATTGCCATTGTTGAACGTAACCCTGGTTTGACTCAAACCGCTGTCGCCCAAGCCCTTGGTAACGACAGATCCGCCATGGTCGCCGCCGTCGATAAGCTTGAAAAGATGGACATTCTTGAGCGCCGCCCAGCGATTAATGATCGCCGCTCTTACGCCCTCTTTATGACCAAACAGGGTAAAACTTTTTTCCAAAACCTCACGGAACGCGTCATGGAACACGAAAAAGTCATGGCGGCGCGCCTAGACAGCGACCAAGAACTGGATTGGTTACTCAAAACCCTAGACACCTTGTCTCAGTAA
- a CDS encoding TRAP transporter large permease gives MSNIELAFFMMAALLVLMSIRIPIALTMLVCGAVGYSLIGGVPALLEYLGTAPVAKFSTYDLSVVPLFLLMGELATRSGITAELFRTCNTWIGRQRGGIAMAAIAGCAAFGAICGSSLATASTMGKVALPEMKRLKYSGSLAAGALAAGGTLGILIPPSMVLIIFAVLTEQNIAKMFIAAFIPGFLAAGGYILAIAIYVRIYPNSGPRGEKTTWAQKIKSTKDVWHITGIFLVVLGGIYLGFFTPTEAASVGVILTAMLAFTHGKMRLDGLLVCLMRTAVSSAMIFFIVLGADLFSVFIALSRLPDLGVELIQNSGLSPYTILVCMLLTYLVMGCFLDSLAMILLTIPIYFPIIMVMDFGIPQADLGIWFGILALIVVEVGLITPPVGMNVFIIKSFDDSLKLKECFKGVIPFLISDFVRVALLILFPGITLGLVHLIG, from the coding sequence ATGAGTAATATTGAGCTGGCCTTTTTCATGATGGCAGCCCTGCTCGTTCTAATGAGCATACGCATCCCTATTGCGTTAACCATGCTGGTTTGTGGCGCGGTTGGCTATTCTCTTATCGGTGGCGTTCCGGCTTTGCTGGAATACCTTGGCACCGCACCTGTGGCTAAGTTCTCCACCTACGATTTGTCGGTTGTGCCGTTATTTTTATTAATGGGCGAACTGGCCACCCGTTCAGGCATCACCGCAGAATTATTCCGCACCTGTAACACATGGATTGGTCGCCAGCGGGGCGGTATCGCCATGGCGGCTATTGCTGGTTGCGCGGCATTTGGTGCCATTTGTGGTTCCTCTTTGGCAACCGCGTCGACCATGGGTAAAGTCGCACTCCCCGAAATGAAACGCCTTAAATATTCGGGCAGCTTAGCAGCGGGCGCCTTGGCCGCTGGCGGCACCTTGGGGATTTTGATTCCACCGTCTATGGTGTTGATCATTTTTGCGGTACTCACCGAGCAAAATATTGCCAAAATGTTCATTGCGGCTTTTATACCGGGCTTTTTAGCGGCGGGTGGTTATATTCTTGCCATTGCCATTTATGTGCGTATTTATCCGAATTCTGGGCCTCGTGGCGAGAAAACCACTTGGGCGCAAAAAATCAAATCCACTAAAGACGTTTGGCACATTACGGGGATTTTCTTAGTCGTATTGGGCGGTATTTATCTGGGGTTTTTCACTCCGACTGAAGCCGCGTCGGTTGGGGTTATTTTAACCGCCATGCTGGCCTTTACCCATGGAAAAATGCGTCTGGATGGCTTATTAGTCTGCTTGATGCGCACCGCTGTTTCGTCGGCGATGATCTTTTTCATCGTACTCGGAGCCGACCTTTTTAGTGTCTTTATTGCTTTATCAAGATTACCGGACTTGGGCGTAGAACTCATACAGAATTCTGGCTTATCGCCTTACACTATATTGGTTTGCATGCTACTGACCTATTTAGTCATGGGCTGCTTTTTAGACAGTCTGGCGATGATACTACTGACCATTCCGATTTATTTTCCAATCATCATGGTGATGGATTTTGGCATACCGCAAGCCGATTTGGGTATTTGGTTTGGTATACTCGCGCTTATTGTGGTGGAAGTCGGGTTGATCACGCCTCCGGTGGGCATGAACGTCTTTATTATCAAGTCCTTTGATGACTCTTTAAAACTCAAAGAGTGCTTTAAAGGCGTGATTCCATTCTTGATCTCTGACTTTGTCAGGGTCGCCTTGTTGATCCTCTTCCCAGGCATTACCCTAGGCTTGGTTCACCTGATCGGTTAG
- a CDS encoding TRAP transporter small permease, with protein MIKLTTDIQRSFLGRLSSLFALAGGFIMLMLAAITVASIIGRTTIGQSIEGDYEITEMGLAMAVFLFLPECYIKKGHVVVDLFTAHCKPSTLHKLDTLSDLIFTLVAFLFVYRMGLSGFEAKEYMEQSILLALPTWWTYIVGVVAMTLCGLCGLYNLFTVFVGGKHE; from the coding sequence ATGATCAAATTAACGACAGATATACAACGATCTTTCTTAGGTCGTTTGTCGAGTCTATTTGCGCTAGCCGGTGGTTTTATCATGTTAATGCTGGCGGCGATTACCGTCGCCAGCATTATTGGTCGAACCACCATTGGGCAGTCGATAGAAGGCGATTACGAAATCACTGAAATGGGCCTCGCCATGGCGGTTTTTCTTTTCTTACCTGAGTGCTACATCAAAAAAGGCCATGTCGTTGTGGATTTATTCACCGCACATTGTAAACCAAGCACTCTGCATAAATTGGATACGCTTAGCGATCTCATTTTTACCTTGGTGGCATTTCTCTTTGTCTATCGAATGGGCTTAAGCGGCTTCGAAGCCAAAGAGTATATGGAGCAATCCATATTGCTCGCCTTACCGACTTGGTGGACCTACATTGTGGGCGTGGTCGCCATGACACTTTGTGGACTGTGTGGTCTTTATAATCTGTTCACTGTGTTCGTTGGAGGTAAACATGAGTAA
- a CDS encoding TRAP transporter substrate-binding protein yields MNKIMLKSIALLAGSLVSINAAAADPEYTLKLHHMLPPMSMAHTQFLTPWAEKVEADSNGRIKIDVYPAMQLGGKPPQLFDQVRKGIVDLSWTIAGYTPGRFPKMTSFELPFIPGTAKATSMALQEYGETEMQDELKDVHVIALHTHASGSFHSRDKAIKTLEDIKGMKVRAPNKVMSEGFNEIGTNTIFMPVTDMASAISKGVFDVAVLPFEIVYPMKIYELVKYHTEFKGTGLYTNTFVFSMNKKVYNDMPADLQKIIDQNSGVPFAGHIGDLFDNYEVSSRKYAVDNGNTFDYIEGDEHQRWEDAMAPVSEKWVEDMTDDGYEGQRLLDKTKALIKKYEDF; encoded by the coding sequence ATGAACAAAATCATGCTAAAAAGCATCGCGTTACTGGCAGGCTCTCTTGTGTCAATCAACGCCGCCGCGGCAGACCCTGAATACACGCTAAAGCTTCATCACATGCTTCCCCCCATGTCGATGGCCCACACTCAGTTCCTAACGCCTTGGGCGGAAAAAGTCGAAGCAGACTCCAATGGCCGCATAAAAATTGATGTGTATCCCGCCATGCAGCTAGGCGGCAAACCACCACAGCTTTTTGACCAAGTTCGCAAGGGAATCGTCGATTTGTCGTGGACAATTGCCGGTTATACGCCCGGGCGCTTTCCTAAAATGACGTCGTTTGAACTGCCCTTTATCCCTGGCACTGCCAAGGCAACCAGTATGGCATTACAAGAGTACGGCGAAACAGAAATGCAAGATGAGCTAAAAGACGTGCATGTAATTGCACTGCATACGCATGCATCTGGCTCTTTTCATTCCAGAGATAAAGCCATCAAAACACTCGAAGATATCAAAGGTATGAAAGTACGCGCGCCCAATAAAGTTATGTCTGAAGGCTTTAATGAAATCGGCACAAACACTATTTTCATGCCAGTCACTGATATGGCCAGCGCAATTTCAAAAGGCGTCTTTGATGTCGCGGTATTACCGTTTGAAATCGTTTATCCAATGAAAATATACGAGTTAGTAAAATACCATACCGAATTTAAAGGCACCGGCTTGTACACCAACACCTTTGTGTTTTCGATGAATAAAAAAGTCTATAACGATATGCCAGCCGATCTACAAAAGATCATTGATCAAAACTCAGGCGTTCCTTTCGCCGGTCATATCGGCGATCTGTTTGATAACTATGAAGTGAGTTCACGTAAGTATGCCGTTGATAATGGCAATACGTTTGATTATATCGAAGGAGACGAACACCAACGCTGGGAAGACGCCATGGCGCCTGTCAGTGAAAAATGGGTAGAAGATATGACGGACGATGGCTACGAGGGTCAGCGCCTTTTGGATAAAACCAAAGCACTGATCAAAAAATACGAAGACTTTTAA
- a CDS encoding acyl CoA:acetate/3-ketoacid CoA transferase — MSKIISLAQAANLIPDGANVAWSTVGMSYFAEAVAKAVEQRFETTGHPQQLTLIHDCGCGDGKDAGMSRMAHPNLVKRLISGHTGQAPKMAQMITDNAIEAYLLPQGVLTTMWRQIAGNKPGVITKVGMGTYVDPLISGGKVTSLTTEELVKRITIEDEEWLLYKKFPLDVVVIRATTADEDGNLSVEEEAMLAEILPMAQAAKNSGGIVIAQVKYIAERHSIHPKEVKVPGVLVDYITVAPAEDHKQTITTTYNPGLAGNSRVPLNALPPMLFSDRKVIARRAAMELKANVMVNLGIGMPDGVAAIAAEEKVSHLFTLTTELGTYGGIPASGGDFGAAWNADAIIEHEAQFDFYDGGGLDIAFLGLAQADKDGNLNVSKFGPKVVGPGGFINISQSAKKVVFCGTLVNGAKLGFENGKMKVLEEGKVQKFVEAVDHITFSGAVARANHQPVVFVTERCVLELRQEGMVLTEVAPGLDLEKDVLSVMAFRPIIADDLKTMPEAIFAEQWGGLGDIMAAANPL; from the coding sequence ATGAGCAAGATTATTTCCCTAGCGCAAGCTGCTAATTTGATCCCTGATGGTGCCAATGTTGCTTGGTCTACCGTGGGCATGTCGTATTTTGCTGAAGCGGTTGCCAAGGCGGTTGAGCAACGTTTTGAAACAACAGGTCATCCACAACAGTTAACGCTTATCCATGATTGTGGTTGTGGGGATGGCAAAGACGCGGGCATGTCACGCATGGCGCATCCAAATTTGGTGAAGCGTTTGATTTCTGGTCACACCGGCCAAGCGCCTAAAATGGCACAGATGATCACCGACAATGCCATTGAGGCCTATCTGCTTCCGCAAGGGGTGTTGACCACCATGTGGCGTCAAATTGCCGGTAATAAACCGGGGGTGATTACCAAAGTCGGTATGGGCACCTATGTTGACCCTTTGATTAGTGGCGGTAAGGTTACTTCCTTGACCACCGAAGAGTTGGTTAAACGCATCACTATTGAAGACGAAGAATGGTTGCTGTACAAAAAATTCCCGCTCGATGTGGTGGTGATTCGTGCGACAACCGCCGATGAAGACGGCAACTTGTCGGTTGAAGAAGAAGCCATGTTGGCGGAAATATTGCCCATGGCGCAAGCCGCAAAAAACAGTGGTGGCATTGTGATTGCGCAAGTGAAATACATTGCCGAGCGCCATTCTATTCACCCTAAAGAAGTCAAAGTCCCCGGTGTGCTGGTGGATTACATCACTGTCGCGCCCGCCGAAGATCACAAACAAACCATTACCACCACCTATAACCCAGGTTTGGCGGGTAATTCTCGTGTGCCATTAAATGCCTTGCCGCCTATGCTGTTCAGTGATCGCAAAGTCATTGCCCGTCGTGCCGCCATGGAGCTGAAAGCCAATGTCATGGTGAACCTAGGGATTGGTATGCCAGACGGTGTCGCGGCGATTGCGGCAGAAGAAAAAGTCTCTCATTTGTTTACCTTAACCACAGAACTTGGCACTTACGGCGGTATTCCCGCGTCTGGCGGTGACTTTGGCGCAGCGTGGAATGCCGATGCGATTATTGAGCACGAAGCGCAGTTCGATTTTTACGATGGCGGCGGTTTGGATATTGCCTTCTTGGGGCTGGCGCAAGCCGACAAAGACGGCAATTTAAACGTCAGTAAATTTGGTCCTAAAGTGGTCGGGCCGGGCGGTTTTATCAATATTTCCCAGAGTGCGAAAAAAGTCGTGTTCTGCGGCACGTTAGTGAATGGCGCTAAGCTGGGCTTCGAAAACGGCAAGATGAAAGTATTAGAAGAAGGCAAGGTGCAGAAGTTTGTCGAAGCGGTTGATCACATTACTTTTAGTGGTGCGGTTGCGCGCGCGAATCATCAGCCTGTGGTGTTTGTCACCGAACGCTGCGTGTTGGAACTGCGTCAAGAAGGTATGGTGCTGACCGAAGTTGCACCGGGATTGGATTTAGAAAAAGACGTGCTAAGTGTGATGGCGTTTCGTCCCATCATAGCCGATGACCTGAAAACCATGCCAGAGGCGATATTCGCTGAACAGTGGGGCGGTTTAGGCGACATCATGGCGGCGGCCAATCCGTTATAA
- a CDS encoding thiolase family protein codes for MSIKNVEIPYGAYWSTPFTKWQGSLQHLHSMKFAAHVAKNELAKRNIDPLVFDSGVLGMTVNQYQSFNGAPWPLYEIGAVNTAGHAVNQVCATSARGLFAAASEIVCGMAKVSLLITADRCSNGPHIYYPNAKGPAGASEDQVTYNMMNDCVGGHSMMQTGENVAKRFDITREELDRVTFRRFEQYQDALKDDQAFQKRYMTLPLSVPSANFKKEETVVTGDEGIFPTTLEGLQKLKPIQEGGVITFGNQTHPADGNASAILCRSEDVASLTSRPEIKIEVLGFGQARDDLAFMPAAPIEAAKRALAVAGIDIKQVKAIKTHNPFAVNDVAFAKAMDIDVMTMNNYGCSLIWGHPQGPTGMRAIIELIEELTILGGGYGLFTGCAAGDTGMAVVIKVSDR; via the coding sequence ATGTCTATCAAGAATGTCGAAATTCCTTACGGTGCTTACTGGAGTACGCCGTTTACCAAATGGCAAGGTTCATTGCAGCATTTGCATTCGATGAAATTTGCCGCTCATGTGGCAAAAAATGAGCTAGCGAAACGCAATATTGATCCGTTGGTGTTTGACTCTGGTGTGCTGGGGATGACCGTCAATCAGTATCAATCTTTTAACGGTGCGCCGTGGCCCTTGTATGAGATTGGCGCGGTGAATACCGCCGGTCACGCCGTGAATCAAGTGTGTGCCACCAGTGCTCGTGGTTTGTTTGCCGCGGCGTCGGAAATTGTCTGTGGCATGGCAAAGGTATCTTTGTTGATCACCGCCGATCGCTGTTCAAACGGCCCACATATTTACTACCCGAATGCCAAAGGCCCAGCGGGGGCGTCGGAAGACCAAGTGACCTACAACATGATGAACGATTGTGTGGGCGGTCATTCGATGATGCAAACCGGCGAAAATGTCGCCAAGCGTTTTGACATCACGCGCGAAGAATTAGACCGAGTCACTTTCCGTCGTTTTGAGCAGTACCAAGATGCATTGAAAGACGATCAAGCCTTTCAAAAACGATATATGACGCTGCCTTTGTCCGTGCCAAGCGCCAACTTTAAAAAAGAAGAGACGGTGGTGACTGGCGATGAAGGCATTTTTCCAACCACGTTGGAAGGCTTGCAAAAGCTAAAACCGATTCAAGAGGGCGGGGTGATTACGTTTGGCAATCAAACCCATCCTGCTGATGGCAATGCGTCGGCGATTCTTTGTCGCTCAGAAGACGTGGCGTCTTTAACCTCGCGTCCTGAAATCAAGATAGAAGTGTTGGGTTTTGGGCAAGCACGAGACGATTTGGCCTTCATGCCAGCCGCCCCAATCGAAGCGGCAAAACGCGCCCTTGCGGTAGCGGGTATCGATATTAAACAAGTGAAAGCCATCAAAACCCACAACCCCTTTGCTGTCAACGATGTGGCCTTTGCCAAAGCAATGGACATTGATGTGATGACCATGAACAACTACGGCTGCTCGTTAATTTGGGGGCATCCTCAAGGGCCAACGGGCATGCGCGCCATTATCGAGCTGATTGAAGAGCTGACCATTTTGGGTGGCGGTTATGGTTTGTTCACCGGCTGTGCTGCTGGGGACACTGGAATGGCCGTCGTAATAAAAGTATCTGATCGCTAA
- a CDS encoding crotonase/enoyl-CoA hydratase family protein: MTYQFINYSVENGVAHLQLNRPEKKNAINDSLCLEIEHVFLNLADEVNVIVLSGAGPEFCSGLDLLEHKAREPFQVVKHSQMWHRVFGHIRESGIPVVAAMHGAVIGGGLELAICAHVRVTEENTFYRLPEGKHGIFVGGGASVNVANVIGVSRMTEMMLTGRDVKADEGLRIGLAHYVVGNGEALAKAFEIAQGIGKNSKYSNWAMTTGLSRISNMSAQEGLYTESLICGITQTSDEVKARIDAFLNRKKS; encoded by the coding sequence ATGACATATCAATTTATTAATTATTCCGTAGAAAATGGCGTGGCGCATTTGCAGCTTAATCGCCCTGAGAAGAAAAACGCCATCAATGACAGCTTGTGTCTTGAGATTGAGCACGTTTTTTTGAATTTAGCCGATGAGGTCAATGTCATTGTGCTGTCTGGTGCGGGCCCTGAATTTTGTTCTGGTTTGGATCTTTTAGAGCACAAAGCGCGCGAACCTTTCCAAGTGGTGAAGCATTCGCAAATGTGGCATCGCGTGTTTGGTCACATTCGTGAGTCAGGTATTCCGGTGGTGGCGGCCATGCACGGCGCGGTGATTGGCGGCGGTTTGGAATTGGCGATTTGTGCCCATGTTCGTGTCACCGAAGAAAACACCTTTTACCGTTTGCCGGAAGGCAAGCATGGCATTTTTGTGGGAGGCGGTGCGTCGGTTAATGTGGCGAATGTGATTGGCGTCAGCCGCATGACCGAAATGATGCTGACGGGTCGAGATGTAAAAGCCGATGAAGGTTTGCGTATTGGTCTAGCGCATTATGTGGTGGGTAATGGTGAGGCTTTGGCAAAAGCTTTCGAGATCGCCCAAGGCATTGGCAAGAACTCCAAATATTCTAACTGGGCAATGACCACAGGACTGAGCCGTATTAGCAATATGTCGGCACAGGAAGGTTTGTACACCGAGTCATTGATTTGCGGTATTACGCAAACCAGCGACGAAGTAAAAGCCCGTATTGATGCGTTTTTGAATCGTAAAAAAAGCTAA
- a CDS encoding 3-hydroxyacyl-CoA dehydrogenase, whose amino-acid sequence MQIQDKHFVVTGGASGIGEAVARRLHGLGAKVTLADVNEAGLARVKAALGECVQGCVTDIVDEASVQSALDKAVEAFGPISGLVNCAGIPGAERIVGREGPHRLASFQRAVSVNLIGTFNMIRLVADKMQHNEPEANLERGVMINTASVAAFDGQIGQAGYAASKGGVCAMTLPIARELARFGIRVMTIAPGLFKTPMMDVLPEEVQKSLGESVPFPPRLGEPDEYAALAQHIIENSMLNGEVIRLDGAIRMAAK is encoded by the coding sequence ATGCAAATTCAAGACAAACATTTTGTGGTGACTGGTGGTGCTTCGGGTATTGGTGAAGCGGTGGCACGTCGTTTACACGGACTCGGGGCAAAAGTCACCTTGGCCGATGTCAATGAAGCTGGGTTGGCGCGTGTAAAAGCGGCGTTAGGCGAATGCGTACAAGGCTGCGTGACGGACATTGTTGACGAAGCATCCGTGCAAAGTGCGTTGGATAAAGCGGTTGAAGCCTTTGGTCCGATTAGTGGTTTGGTGAACTGCGCGGGTATTCCCGGGGCAGAACGCATCGTTGGTCGTGAAGGTCCCCATCGTTTGGCGTCTTTTCAGCGGGCGGTATCAGTGAACTTAATTGGCACTTTTAATATGATTCGTTTGGTGGCTGACAAAATGCAGCATAACGAACCAGAAGCCAATTTAGAGCGCGGCGTGATGATTAATACCGCCTCTGTGGCGGCGTTTGATGGCCAGATTGGGCAGGCCGGTTATGCCGCTTCCAAAGGCGGTGTTTGCGCCATGACTTTGCCGATTGCTCGTGAATTAGCGCGCTTTGGCATTCGTGTGATGACCATTGCGCCAGGGTTATTCAAAACCCCCATGATGGATGTATTGCCAGAAGAAGTGCAAAAGTCCTTGGGTGAATCTGTGCCATTTCCGCCGCGTCTTGGTGAACCAGATGAATACGCCGCGTTGGCTCAGCACATCATTGAAAACAGCATGCTGAATGGCGAAGTGATTCGTCTTGACGGTGCCATTCGTATGGCCGCGAAATAA
- a CDS encoding acyl-CoA dehydrogenase → MTYQAPYKDMQLLVAQAYQQQGLDAIDAMQGFDPELANAVMEEAAKFASGVLAPLNAVGDVQGCRFQGGHSQKGNSQKGKVTTADGWREAYQQFAESGWIGLALPEAFGGQGLPKYIAQPVNEMWLSANLAFVMFQALAQGGAEILLNFANESIQQRYLPKIVTGEWTVAMALTEPNAGSDLGALNTKAIPQSDGTYKIKGQKIYITYGEHDLTDNIAHLVLARTPDAPAGSRGISLFIVPKHRVTDDGTLGDFNDVRCTGIEHKMGLHGSPTCSMSYGDQDDCIGELVGELNQGLMAMFVLMNEARLSCGLQGVALGELGYQRALAYAKERTQGTNNQGEKVAIVEHADVKRMLLEMRSETFALRALGYQIAAQIDASELAIDETKSNQSKKDRIALLTPIFKAFATERANIMAGQVIQVFGGMGFVEETGVAQIMRDARVTTIYEGTTGIQARDLVFRKVRGDQGKALSELLADMTQLVRTFEADAVFAAMAKETQQVITRVTSLLDSHLLNRDRDAASLQAVSVPFLEAMGILCCAWQLFNVLAYQQTEEHIDASYRQNISALSAFYGAYRLPAAMAALKVVENAGLGLSEYEF, encoded by the coding sequence ATGACCTATCAAGCACCTTATAAAGACATGCAGTTGCTGGTGGCTCAGGCTTACCAGCAACAAGGCTTGGATGCCATTGACGCCATGCAAGGCTTTGATCCTGAGCTAGCGAATGCGGTGATGGAAGAAGCGGCGAAATTTGCTTCTGGCGTCCTTGCGCCGCTAAACGCTGTGGGTGATGTGCAAGGCTGTCGTTTTCAAGGTGGCCATAGTCAAAAGGGTAATAGTCAAAAGGGAAAAGTAACGACAGCGGACGGCTGGCGAGAAGCGTATCAGCAATTTGCCGAATCGGGCTGGATTGGCTTGGCGCTGCCAGAGGCGTTTGGTGGTCAAGGTTTGCCCAAATACATTGCTCAGCCAGTGAATGAAATGTGGCTGTCAGCGAATTTAGCCTTTGTGATGTTTCAGGCTTTGGCACAAGGTGGCGCGGAGATTTTATTAAACTTTGCCAACGAATCCATTCAACAGCGCTATTTGCCCAAGATAGTCACTGGCGAGTGGACGGTGGCGATGGCACTGACGGAACCCAATGCGGGTTCGGATTTAGGGGCGTTGAATACTAAGGCGATTCCCCAGTCTGACGGCACGTATAAAATCAAAGGTCAGAAGATCTACATTACCTATGGTGAGCATGATCTGACGGACAATATCGCTCATTTGGTGCTGGCCAGAACGCCAGACGCACCCGCTGGCAGCCGTGGTATTTCGTTGTTTATCGTGCCCAAACATCGTGTTACTGATGATGGAACATTGGGGGATTTTAACGATGTTCGCTGTACGGGTATTGAACACAAAATGGGGCTTCATGGCAGCCCAACTTGTTCCATGAGTTACGGTGATCAAGACGATTGTATTGGCGAATTAGTGGGTGAGCTGAACCAAGGCTTAATGGCGATGTTCGTGTTGATGAATGAGGCCCGTTTAAGCTGTGGTTTACAAGGGGTGGCATTGGGTGAATTAGGTTATCAGCGGGCTTTGGCATACGCCAAAGAACGCACCCAAGGCACTAACAACCAAGGTGAAAAAGTCGCCATTGTAGAACACGCTGATGTGAAGCGCATGTTGTTGGAAATGCGTTCAGAAACCTTTGCTTTGCGTGCCTTGGGTTATCAGATCGCGGCGCAAATTGATGCCAGCGAATTGGCTATTGATGAAACGAAAAGCAATCAATCGAAAAAAGATCGAATCGCTTTGCTGACGCCGATCTTTAAAGCCTTTGCGACAGAGCGCGCCAATATAATGGCGGGCCAAGTGATTCAAGTTTTTGGCGGCATGGGGTTTGTGGAAGAAACCGGTGTCGCGCAGATTATGCGTGATGCTCGGGTCACGACCATTTATGAAGGTACAACAGGTATTCAAGCCCGTGACTTGGTGTTTAGAAAAGTGCGTGGCGATCAGGGGAAAGCGCTGAGCGAATTATTGGCCGACATGACGCAATTAGTCCGCACCTTTGAAGCCGATGCTGTATTCGCCGCCATGGCGAAAGAAACTCAGCAAGTGATTACTAGGGTAACGTCTTTGTTGGATTCTCATTTGCTAAACCGTGACCGTGATGCGGCGTCTTTGCAGGCCGTGTCGGTGCCTTTTTTAGAGGCCATGGGGATTTTGTGTTGCGCTTGGCAGCTTTTTAATGTGTTGGCTTATCAGCAAACGGAAGAACACATCGACGCGTCTTACCGACAGAATATTAGCGCGCTAAGCGCATTTTATGGCGCTTATCGTTTGCCTGCCGCTATGGCGGCTTTGAAGGTCGTTGAAAACGCGGGCCTAGGTCTTAGCGAGTATGAATTTTGA